Proteins co-encoded in one Lysobacter solisilvae genomic window:
- a CDS encoding 50S ribosomal protein L25/general stress protein Ctc, whose translation MATEHKISATGREAAGKGASRRLRRAASIPAIVYGGSAAPQSVQLDHEKTWLASQNEWFYSSILDMELDGKVQKVLLRDIQRHPYKQIIMHLDFQRVDENQALRAKVPLHFLNQDKSPAGKTADIVVTHELNEVEVSCLPKDLPEFIEIDLADLAIGAIVHLSDLKLPKGVELPELKLGKEHDVAVVIAKHGRVETEEAAAPEAAEVPAAKVSKKEEK comes from the coding sequence ATGGCAACCGAACACAAGATCTCGGCCACTGGCCGCGAAGCCGCAGGGAAGGGTGCGAGCCGCCGCCTGCGTCGCGCCGCCAGCATCCCGGCCATCGTCTACGGCGGCTCCGCCGCCCCCCAGAGCGTCCAGCTCGACCACGAAAAGACCTGGCTGGCCAGCCAGAACGAGTGGTTCTACTCGTCGATCCTCGACATGGAGCTTGACGGCAAGGTGCAGAAGGTGCTGCTGCGTGACATCCAGCGCCATCCGTACAAGCAGATCATCATGCACCTGGACTTCCAGCGCGTGGACGAGAACCAGGCGCTGCGCGCCAAGGTGCCGCTGCACTTCCTGAACCAGGACAAGTCGCCGGCCGGCAAGACCGCCGACATCGTGGTCACCCACGAGCTCAATGAAGTCGAAGTCAGCTGCCTGCCCAAGGACCTGCCGGAGTTCATCGAGATCGACCTGGCGGACCTGGCCATCGGCGCCATCGTCCACCTGTCGGACCTCAAGCTGCCCAAGGGCGTCGAGCTGCCGGAACTCAAGCTGGGCAAGGAACACGACGTCGCCGTCGTGATCGCCAAGCACGGCCGCGTGGAGACCGAAGAAGCCGCTGCTCCGGAAGCGGCCGAAGTGCCGGCCGCGAAGGTCAGCAAGAAGGAAGAGAAGTAA